One Ictalurus furcatus strain D&B chromosome 24, Billie_1.0, whole genome shotgun sequence DNA segment encodes these proteins:
- the ldlrad4a gene encoding low-density lipoprotein receptor class A domain-containing protein 4 has product MERSELEFVQIIIIIVVMTVMVVVIICLLNHYRLSAFFSRHRRGGAMQPSGCSWPTDSLVTQQGATEVMFGPRSFDRFVPPSFIQREQSSRFQPTYPQMQTQIELPPTICLSDGEEPPPYKGPCTLALRNPEQQLELSRASVRAPPNRTVFDSDIMDVYGPRPPSTHSGKSASYARLQGQGPPPTYSDVIGRSYPNFTTSSSSSSSSSCFLHQHSNNAPPSNQRKAKDGRRDKPT; this is encoded by the exons ctgaaCTGGAGTTTGTTCAGATAATAATCATAATTGTGGTGATGACCGTCATGGTGGTCGTGATCATCTGTCTGCTCAACCACTACAGACTGTCGGCGTTCTTCAGCCGCCATCGCCGGGGCGGAGCCATGCAgcca agCGGATGTTCGTGGCCCACAGACAGTCTGGTGACACAACAAGGAGCCACAGAG gTGATGTTCGGGCCACGGAGTTTCGATCGCTTCGTACCTCCTTCGTTTATCCAGAGGGAGCAGTCGAGCCGTTTCCAGCCCACGTACCCGCAAATGCAGACGCAAATCGAGCTCCCGCCCACCATCTGCCTGTCAGACGGCGAGGAGCCGCCGCCCTATAAAGGCCCCTGCACTCTCGCCCTGAGGAACCCCGAGCAGCAACTCGAGCTGAGCCGCGCCTCTGTGCGAGCTCCGCCCAATCGCACTGTCTTTGATAGCGACATCATGGACGTTTACGGGCCCAGGCCGCCCAGCACACACTCTGGCAAGAGTGCCTCGTACGCGCGCCTTCAGGGGCAAGGACCACCGCCCACTTACAGTGATGTGATTGGTCGATCTTACCCAAACttcaccacctcctcctcctcctcctcctcctcctcctgtttcTTGCACCAGCACAGCAATAACGCACCGCCGTCCAATCAGAGGAAGGCGAAGGATGGAAGACGCGACAAACCGACTTGA
- the seh1l gene encoding nucleoporin SEH1 — MFVAKSIAADHKDLIHDVSYDFHGRRMATCSSDQSVKVWDKSDSGEWQCTASWKTHSGSVWRVTWAHPEFGQVLASCSFDRTAAVWEEIVGESNDKQRGLSHWIKRTTLVDSRTSVTDVKFAPKHMGLVLATCSADGVVRIYEAPDVMNLSQWSLQHEISCKLSCSCISWNPSSSRAHSPMIAVGSDDNNVTYTGKVQIYEYNENTRKYAKAETLMTVTDPVHDIAFAPNLGRSFHVLAIATKDVRIFKLVPLRRESSTSSGTTKFEVQLMAQFDSHNSQVWRVSWNITSTLLASSGDDGCVRLWKANYMDNWKCTGILRGDGSPVNGSSVSTAALNASTASGAQNTGVGAAGAGRKKTQLMPG, encoded by the exons ATGTTTGTGGCGAAAAGCATCGCGGCGGATCATAAAGATCTCATTCATGATGTTTCTTACGACTTCCACGGCCGCAGGATGGCCACTTGCTCCAGTGACCAAAGCGTCAAG GTTTGGGATAAAAGTGACAGCGGCGAGTGGCAATGCACAGCAAGCTGGAAG acTCACAGTGGCTCGGTGTGGCGTGTGACGTGGGCTCACCCGGAGTTCGGTCAGGTTTTAGCGTCCTGTTCCTTTGACCGCACCGCCGCGGTTTGGGAGGAGATAGTCGGAGAGTCGAACGATAAACAGCGTGGCCTCAGTCACTGG attaagAGGACGACGCTGGTGGACAGCAGGACGTCGGTGACGGATGTGAAGTTCGCACCGAAGCACATGGGTCTGGTCCTGGCCACGTGCTCGGCTGACGGCGTGGTCCGTATCTACGAAGCTCCGGACGTGATGAACCTGAGTCAGTGGAGCCTCCAGCACGAGATCTCCTGCAAACTCTCCTGCTCCTGCATCTCCTGGAACccctccag ctcaCGTGCACACTCTCCTATGATCGCAGTCGGCAGTGACGACAACAACGTGACCTACACCGGAAAAGTGCAGATCTACGAGTACAACGAAAACACCAG GAAGTACGCCAAAGCAGAAACCCTGATGACCGTCACGGATCCGGTCCACGACATCGCCTTCGCCCCGAACCTCGGCAGGTCCTTCCACGTCCTCGCCATAGCAACCAAAGACGTGCGCATTTTCAAGCTGGTGCCTCTGCG GAGAGAGAGCTCCACCAGCTCCGGCACCACCAAGTTCGAAGTGCAGTTAATGGCTCAGTTCGACAGTCACAACTCTCAGGTGTGGCGCGTGAGCTGGAACATCACCAGCACGCTGCTCGCCTCGTCAGGGGACGACGGCTGCGTCCGACTCTGGAAAG cTAACTACATGGATAACTGGAAGTGCACAGGGATCCTACGGGGAGATGGAAGCCCGGTGAACGGCTCCTCGGTCTCGACCGCCGCTCTGAACGCCTCCACGGCTTCAGGAGCTCAGAACACGGGCGTGGGAGCTGCCGGCGCGGGCAG AAAAAAGACTCAACTGATGCCAGGCTAA